Proteins co-encoded in one Kiritimatiellales bacterium genomic window:
- the tsaE gene encoding tRNA (adenosine(37)-N6)-threonylcarbamoyltransferase complex ATPase subunit type 1 TsaE, with protein MRWISNSPDETRRIAGEFFQALNFPARIALHGNLGAGKTCFAQGLALAAGIHEPVCSPTYTLIAEYTGDISFVHIDLYRLSGPEEALDLGLDEIIDSAGITVVEWPERGAELLPENTIHLRIARGGNSDQRIISIVENSFRL; from the coding sequence ATGAGATGGATTTCAAACAGTCCCGATGAAACCCGGCGGATTGCCGGTGAGTTTTTTCAAGCACTGAACTTCCCCGCAAGGATTGCGCTGCACGGGAATCTCGGCGCCGGGAAAACCTGTTTTGCGCAGGGACTTGCGCTGGCGGCCGGCATCCATGAACCCGTATGCAGCCCGACGTATACACTGATTGCTGAATACACCGGTGATATCTCATTTGTTCACATTGACCTTTACCGGCTTTCCGGACCGGAAGAGGCGCTCGATCTCGGACTTGATGAAATTATAGATTCTGCCGGAATCACTGTCGTTGAGTGGCCGGAACGCGGCGCTGAACTTTTACCGGAAAATACAATCCATCTAAGAATTGCCCGCGGCGGAAATTCAGATCAACGGATCATTTCGATTGTAGAAAATTCATTTCGATTGTAA
- a CDS encoding TIGR03790 family protein: MKTQRRSILYILIPAAAVFIALAAPAQQPHRIAVLVNENSQDSKHAANVFAGLHGVPGVNLIYLDLPAALSGGKAECTPEEFQTLIFDPAQQMIKERGLDKQIVAWVYSVDFPIRILTSANDRQQMSLMGITFMRGRVPAVEMVEKGLFASKLFAGPMQAGEPKNPPRSFDSMKAGLKDEMPLPSMMLGYTGEQGSGMEVVLRCITNGVLARRHGASPKILLNATDDTARSAPREWQFADVKAELAMRANVVVSTNTPAAPQTDLMGVMTGMEHVTPAAFGTFVPGAMAEHLTSWAAQFQKPQTKCTAWLDAGATVTAGTVTEPYNVWLKFPHARFFTHYAAGCTAMESFFQSIFSPVQILLLGDPLSQITGLPVEIKTVGLSKMPIQSSLDAAFVAQAKFPLPISKPLFSAALNGVEIKPVEDNALIDLPFKDMADGYHEVRIIAQAPLPTTPGGYRDIPVYINKKGRAVKISDLADAGGGMIKVRVAPAGEEQPKEIALLWNGRELDRKPYAADIELLFAEKTIGEGPHRIQAVAIYEDGMKVRSEPQGFGIAFNTKSDN, encoded by the coding sequence ATGAAAACTCAACGACGAAGCATTTTATATATTTTAATTCCGGCAGCGGCGGTTTTCATCGCGCTGGCCGCGCCGGCGCAGCAGCCGCACCGGATTGCCGTGCTGGTCAATGAAAATTCTCAGGATTCGAAGCATGCGGCAAATGTGTTTGCCGGCCTGCATGGCGTACCGGGCGTGAATCTGATTTACCTTGATCTTCCGGCGGCACTTTCCGGCGGCAAGGCGGAATGCACGCCGGAGGAGTTTCAAACGCTGATTTTTGATCCGGCGCAACAAATGATTAAAGAGCGCGGACTGGATAAACAGATTGTGGCGTGGGTCTATTCGGTGGATTTTCCAATCCGGATTTTAACGTCAGCGAACGACCGGCAGCAGATGTCATTAATGGGAATTACGTTTATGCGCGGCCGGGTTCCGGCGGTGGAAATGGTTGAAAAAGGCCTGTTTGCCTCAAAACTTTTTGCCGGACCGATGCAGGCCGGCGAACCGAAAAATCCGCCGCGTTCATTTGACAGTATGAAAGCGGGGTTGAAAGACGAAATGCCCCTGCCGTCGATGATGCTCGGTTACACCGGCGAACAAGGCAGCGGTATGGAGGTTGTTCTGCGGTGCATTACGAACGGCGTGCTGGCGCGCCGGCACGGCGCGAGCCCGAAAATTCTTTTGAATGCCACCGATGACACCGCGCGCTCCGCGCCGCGCGAATGGCAGTTTGCCGACGTTAAAGCAGAGCTGGCAATGCGTGCGAATGTCGTAGTTTCCACCAACACACCGGCGGCGCCTCAAACTGATCTGATGGGTGTGATGACAGGCATGGAACATGTAACACCGGCGGCATTTGGAACGTTTGTGCCCGGTGCGATGGCGGAACATCTGACAAGCTGGGCAGCGCAGTTTCAAAAACCGCAAACCAAATGCACGGCATGGCTCGACGCCGGTGCCACCGTAACCGCCGGCACCGTGACCGAACCGTATAATGTATGGCTGAAATTTCCGCATGCACGTTTTTTCACACATTACGCTGCCGGCTGCACTGCAATGGAAAGTTTTTTTCAATCCATTTTCAGTCCCGTTCAAATTCTGCTGCTCGGCGATCCGCTGTCGCAAATAACCGGACTGCCGGTGGAGATTAAAACTGTCGGACTGAGTAAAATGCCGATTCAAAGCAGTCTTGACGCCGCATTTGTTGCGCAGGCCAAATTCCCGCTGCCGATTTCTAAACCGCTTTTCAGCGCTGCATTGAACGGCGTAGAAATTAAGCCGGTCGAAGATAATGCTCTAATCGACCTCCCTTTCAAAGACATGGCTGACGGTTATCATGAAGTGCGCATTATCGCACAGGCGCCTCTGCCGACAACGCCCGGCGGTTATCGCGATATTCCAGTTTATATTAATAAAAAAGGCCGCGCGGTGAAAATCAGTGATTTGGCTGATGCCGGCGGTGGAATGATAAAAGTCCGGGTCGCTCCGGCCGGCGAAGAACAGCCAAAAGAAATTGCACTGCTATGGAACGGACGTGAACTCGACCGCAAGCCGTATGCCGCTGACATTGAGCTCCTTTTCGCCGAGAAAACTATCGGGGAAGGTCCGCACCGGATTCAGGCGGTCGCAATTTATGAGGACGGGATGAAGGTTCGCAGCGAGCCGCAGGGATTTGGCATTGCGTTTAACACGAAATCTGACAATTGA
- a CDS encoding ATP-dependent helicase, whose product MIDNRTGDFDFSGELNEEQYAAVSAPDGPALVIAAAGTGKTRTLVYRVAWLIQQGVDPNRILLLTFTNKAAREMLDRAEALTGGAVSGILGGTFHHLANRILRQYAPQIGFGNDYTILDQDDAKKLVKNCIDDLDLADKHFPKPQVLLSLFGLASGSQKPLEDVSYDWFKDTPKPIQINIDDVLDLHAHYVKRKKELNVMDFDDLLFYVLKLFQTSTPVREHFQERFQYVLVDEYQDTNTIQAEWIHLLAAKHRNLMVVGDDFQSIYSWRGADYKNFLSFPERYPDAKTYKLEINYRSTPEILDVANECIKGNLQQFQKELRAVRESIAEPTLAMLRDGDEQARYVISKVDQLRRAGTKLSDIAVLYRSHFHAMELQLALTHARFPYQVTSGIRFFEQAHIKDVCTVLRLLENPADELAFKRLLEMFPRLGPKTADKIWKKLGSKFEARKAEAHAQLLAALPAVAVSIWKEIQPVFLACEAETLCDDPGEIIYRFNKAFYSGYMIETFENAKHRQEDLDSLIDFTARFENCAAFLSEMALLSNLDAEDDHALAAQDGLRLSTVHQAKGLEWKAVFIIWLNEDCFPSKRSTEQIDGEAEERRLFYVATTRAEDRLFLCCPEIRRNRDGSIIPYEPSRFVREIPPHLLQTAGGFF is encoded by the coding sequence ATGATTGATAATAGAACAGGCGATTTTGATTTCTCCGGCGAACTCAACGAAGAACAGTACGCCGCTGTCAGTGCGCCGGACGGCCCGGCGCTGGTCATTGCCGCCGCCGGCACCGGCAAAACGCGTACGCTCGTTTACCGTGTCGCATGGCTGATTCAGCAGGGCGTCGATCCGAACCGCATTCTTCTTTTAACGTTCACCAATAAAGCCGCACGCGAAATGCTTGACCGCGCCGAAGCGCTCACCGGCGGCGCAGTTAGCGGAATTCTCGGTGGGACATTCCATCATCTGGCCAACCGGATTTTGCGGCAGTACGCCCCGCAAATCGGATTCGGCAATGACTACACGATTCTCGATCAGGATGACGCAAAAAAGCTGGTGAAAAATTGTATCGACGATCTTGATTTGGCAGACAAGCATTTCCCGAAACCGCAGGTTCTGCTGAGTCTGTTCGGACTCGCCTCCGGTTCGCAAAAACCGCTTGAAGACGTTTCGTATGATTGGTTTAAGGACACACCAAAGCCAATTCAAATAAATATCGATGATGTACTCGATTTGCACGCGCATTATGTGAAGCGCAAAAAAGAGCTGAACGTCATGGATTTCGACGATCTGCTGTTTTACGTCCTCAAACTTTTCCAAACCTCAACGCCGGTGCGCGAACATTTTCAGGAACGTTTTCAATATGTACTCGTCGATGAATATCAGGACACAAATACAATTCAGGCGGAGTGGATTCATCTGCTCGCGGCGAAACACCGGAATTTAATGGTGGTTGGCGACGATTTCCAAAGCATTTATTCCTGGCGCGGCGCCGATTATAAAAATTTTCTTTCGTTTCCTGAACGTTATCCCGATGCCAAAACGTATAAACTCGAAATAAATTATCGCAGCACACCGGAAATCCTCGATGTTGCGAACGAATGCATCAAAGGCAACCTGCAGCAGTTTCAGAAAGAGCTGCGCGCCGTGCGTGAAAGTATCGCAGAACCGACACTTGCCATGCTGCGCGACGGCGATGAACAGGCGCGTTATGTTATTTCTAAAGTTGATCAGCTCCGGCGTGCAGGAACAAAACTTTCCGACATCGCGGTATTGTACCGCTCGCATTTTCACGCAATGGAACTGCAGCTTGCGCTCACGCACGCGCGCTTCCCATATCAGGTCACATCCGGTATCCGCTTTTTCGAGCAGGCGCACATCAAAGATGTTTGCACCGTGTTGCGTCTGCTCGAAAACCCGGCGGATGAACTTGCATTTAAACGCCTGCTTGAAATGTTTCCGAGACTCGGGCCGAAAACTGCCGATAAAATCTGGAAAAAACTCGGCTCTAAATTTGAAGCGCGCAAAGCGGAGGCTCATGCGCAGCTGCTTGCCGCTCTGCCGGCCGTCGCAGTTTCAATCTGGAAAGAAATTCAGCCGGTGTTTCTCGCCTGCGAAGCTGAAACACTTTGTGACGATCCCGGCGAAATTATTTACCGGTTTAATAAGGCGTTCTATTCCGGATACATGATTGAAACATTTGAAAATGCTAAACACCGGCAGGAGGACCTCGACAGCTTAATCGACTTCACTGCGCGCTTTGAAAACTGCGCCGCATTTTTAAGTGAAATGGCGCTGCTATCAAATCTCGATGCCGAAGATGATCACGCGCTTGCGGCGCAGGACGGATTGCGGCTCAGCACCGTGCATCAGGCCAAAGGACTGGAGTGGAAAGCAGTTTTCATTATCTGGCTCAACGAAGATTGTTTTCCGAGTAAAAGATCAACTGAACAGATCGACGGCGAAGCGGAAGAACGCCGGCTGTTTTACGTGGCCACCACACGCGCCGAAGACCGGCTTTTCCTTTGCTGTCCCGAAATCCGGCGCAATCGCGACGGCAGCATTATTCCTTACGAACCTTCCCGTTTCGTTCGCGAAATCCCGCCGCACCTGCTCCAAACGGCCGGTGGATTTTTTTGA
- a CDS encoding DUF481 domain-containing protein, whose protein sequence is MSRYKSKLIILTLALFSGAVCGNVPEKQRNWNANLYGGFTMKNGNTDEDSFRYGGVFEYKNETLYRCMTRFDGRYRKTNDKRSEAKNEAAAELRRLITEKWFASATMNVQHDDMRDIRYRIQGGPGVGHYFFDTKELGLDISTGVVYFHEKRELESENSVDWRIAHRLTWKITENLDCWFNSEFLQNLDESRDFRMTVRAGINNKINRHFSLTLTMLNEYDNDPDSDDIEKNDFELSAGIRYTF, encoded by the coding sequence ATGAGTCGATATAAATCCAAATTAATTATTCTTACGCTGGCACTGTTTTCCGGCGCTGTATGCGGCAATGTCCCGGAAAAACAGCGCAACTGGAATGCAAATCTTTACGGCGGATTTACAATGAAAAACGGCAATACGGATGAAGATTCATTCCGGTATGGCGGGGTTTTTGAATATAAAAATGAGACGCTTTACCGCTGTATGACGCGTTTCGATGGGCGTTACCGGAAAACGAATGATAAGCGGAGCGAAGCAAAAAATGAAGCCGCCGCCGAATTGCGCCGGCTGATCACTGAAAAATGGTTTGCGTCTGCCACCATGAATGTTCAGCACGATGATATGAGGGACATTCGCTATCGTATTCAAGGCGGTCCGGGGGTTGGTCATTATTTTTTTGATACGAAGGAGTTGGGCCTCGATATCAGTACCGGTGTCGTTTATTTCCATGAAAAAAGGGAGTTGGAATCGGAAAACTCGGTGGACTGGCGCATCGCGCACCGGCTCACCTGGAAAATTACAGAAAATCTGGACTGCTGGTTTAATTCGGAGTTTCTGCAGAATCTGGACGAATCCCGGGATTTCCGTATGACAGTGCGTGCCGGAATTAATAATAAGATCAACCGGCATTTCAGTCTGACACTGACGATGCTGAATGAATATGATAACGATCCGGACAGCGATGATATTGAAAAAAACGATTTTGAGCTGAGCGCCGGAATCCGGTATACATTCTAG
- the metG gene encoding methionine--tRNA ligase has translation MLCIQDRVKIEEWYMKEKTYYVTTPIYYVNDQPHIGHAYTTILADVLANYHRMLGIPAWFLTGTDEHGQKVQQAAEKNRLTPQEQADSTVVRFQELWKRLEITNDDFIRTTESRHKEIVTEVLQDLYDRDEIYRAEYEGWYCVPCERFFTERDLVENKCPECSRTVEPIKETNYFFRMSKYQDWLIEYIETHPEFIQPDFRANETLGFLKNKKLQDLCISRPKSRLSWGIELPFDKDFVTYVWFDALLNYISTIGYKRDNEKFNRWWPASIQLIGKDILTTHTVYWPTMLKAMNIELPKTVFAHGWWLTGRTKMSKSLGNVINPMEMIDRYGTDAFRYFLIAEMTLGQDASFTEDAFVRRYNSDLANDLGNLVSRTINMLGRYCDGKFPAVGANALAGAPEKELWDTVQQAVDEIENSIDTMRLNSGVAAVLAAVRKVNQYFEIRQPWSLAKTGNANAVGITLALAAESLRVCAALLYPIMPERLSALRAAFGLGKPALDQLRIFGVIAAGTPVEKIDALFPRVEVEKAAQTFQSAQSRQDSQGGVVSATQRLEEAVIPPHGEKEKVEGIITYDDVMNVKLRTAKVLAAEKIENADKLLKLQIEVGDEKRQLVAGIAQYYSPADVVGKTIVIVANLKPAKIRGIESQGMLLCASTEDVLKLITIDGELPVSGAVVK, from the coding sequence ATGCTCTGTATTCAGGATCGTGTAAAAATTGAAGAGTGGTATATGAAAGAAAAAACCTATTACGTTACAACACCGATTTATTATGTGAATGATCAGCCGCACATCGGCCACGCGTACACCACTATTCTTGCCGACGTGCTTGCTAATTATCACCGCATGCTCGGCATTCCCGCCTGGTTTCTTACCGGCACCGATGAACACGGACAGAAAGTTCAGCAGGCCGCCGAAAAAAACAGGCTGACGCCGCAGGAGCAGGCAGACAGCACGGTTGTCCGTTTCCAGGAACTGTGGAAGCGCCTCGAAATTACAAATGATGATTTTATCCGTACCACTGAATCCCGTCATAAAGAAATTGTCACGGAAGTGCTGCAAGACCTGTACGACCGTGATGAAATTTACCGCGCCGAATATGAAGGCTGGTATTGTGTGCCGTGCGAACGTTTTTTCACCGAGCGTGATCTGGTTGAAAATAAATGCCCGGAATGCAGCCGCACAGTCGAGCCGATTAAAGAAACCAACTATTTTTTCCGGATGAGTAAATATCAGGACTGGCTTATCGAATACATCGAAACGCATCCGGAATTTATTCAGCCCGATTTCCGTGCTAATGAAACACTTGGATTTCTCAAAAATAAAAAACTGCAGGACCTCTGTATTTCACGCCCGAAATCGCGCTTATCGTGGGGCATTGAACTGCCGTTCGACAAAGATTTTGTAACGTATGTCTGGTTTGACGCACTGCTCAATTATATCAGCACGATCGGCTATAAACGCGATAATGAAAAATTCAACCGCTGGTGGCCGGCGTCGATTCAGCTCATCGGCAAAGACATTCTTACCACGCATACTGTTTACTGGCCGACAATGCTCAAAGCCATGAACATTGAACTGCCGAAAACTGTTTTTGCACACGGCTGGTGGCTCACCGGCCGCACGAAAATGAGCAAGAGCCTTGGCAATGTCATCAATCCAATGGAGATGATTGACCGCTACGGCACGGACGCTTTCCGCTATTTTCTCATTGCCGAAATGACACTCGGGCAGGACGCATCATTTACCGAGGACGCCTTTGTCCGGCGCTACAACAGCGATCTGGCGAACGATCTTGGAAATTTGGTCAGCCGTACAATTAATATGCTTGGCCGCTACTGCGATGGAAAATTTCCGGCAGTGGGAGCAAATGCTCTGGCCGGCGCGCCGGAAAAAGAACTGTGGGACACCGTCCAGCAGGCAGTGGACGAAATAGAAAACTCCATCGACACGATGCGGTTGAATTCCGGCGTTGCGGCGGTGCTCGCCGCCGTGCGCAAAGTAAATCAGTATTTTGAAATCAGGCAGCCGTGGTCACTCGCAAAAACCGGTAATGCAAACGCGGTTGGAATTACACTTGCACTCGCCGCCGAAAGTTTGCGCGTCTGTGCGGCACTGCTGTATCCGATTATGCCGGAACGCTTGAGCGCCCTGCGCGCGGCGTTCGGACTCGGAAAACCGGCGCTCGATCAGCTTCGTATCTTCGGCGTTATCGCTGCCGGAACGCCGGTAGAAAAAATTGACGCGCTGTTTCCGCGTGTTGAGGTTGAAAAGGCGGCGCAGACTTTCCAGTCTGCGCAAAGCAGACAGGACTCGCAGGGAGGCGTTGTGAGTGCAACGCAGCGTCTGGAAGAGGCGGTAATTCCGCCCCACGGAGAGAAAGAAAAGGTTGAGGGCATCATTACCTACGACGACGTGATGAATGTAAAACTGCGCACCGCAAAAGTTCTGGCGGCGGAAAAAATTGAGAATGCTGATAAATTGCTTAAACTGCAAATTGAAGTCGGTGACGAAAAACGCCAGCTCGTTGCCGGGATTGCACAATATTATTCGCCGGCAGATGTTGTAGGGAAAACGATCGTCATCGTTGCAAACCTGAAACCGGCAAAAATCAGGGGCATCGAATCCCAGGGAATGTTGCTTTGTGCTTCAACCGAAGATGTGTTAAAGCTGATCACCATTGACGGTGAATTACCCGTCAGCGGGGCGGTTGTTAAATAA
- a CDS encoding HAD hydrolase-like protein, with the protein MERKFFNCLAPAVEERLAQHAPEVFVNVKPLLQTLVADWNLGIITGNILPTARSKLKYAGLLEFFDKRGFGCGSYEDRAEIARCVLARIGNPARCILIGDTPNDIFAAKKNNMSAVAVAAGGFDAPALHAAGADLVLNDFSNAAPLFELLEHIWFKR; encoded by the coding sequence ATGGAGCGGAAATTTTTCAATTGCCTAGCGCCGGCGGTGGAAGAACGGCTCGCACAACATGCACCGGAAGTGTTTGTTAATGTTAAGCCGCTGCTTCAAACATTAGTCGCAGACTGGAACCTCGGGATCATCACCGGCAATATTCTGCCGACTGCGCGCTCTAAACTTAAATATGCCGGACTGCTTGAGTTTTTCGACAAACGCGGGTTCGGCTGCGGCAGTTACGAAGACCGTGCTGAAATTGCACGGTGTGTTTTAGCACGCATTGGAAATCCGGCGCGCTGTATATTAATCGGGGATACACCGAATGATATTTTCGCGGCGAAAAAAAATAATATGTCCGCTGTTGCCGTGGCCGCCGGCGGATTTGATGCACCGGCGCTGCATGCCGCCGGCGCCGATCTGGTTCTAAACGATTTTTCTAATGCTGCGCCGCTATTCGAACTGCTGGAGCATATATGGTTCAAGCGTTGA
- a CDS encoding MBL fold metallo-hydrolase, translated as MVQALNVTVLSNNCVFKKGLLAEHGWSLWIEADDHIFLWDTGQGLAIEHNARELNLDLRRIEAVLLSHGHYDHTGGLRNVLKYAPHAKIYCHPAVFQPQYRREPGGKKSREIGLPFYTQETLEAACGGLIASAEPVEIISGVWMSGEIPRDHGSGWSVIFISIKTVPCRAAFRTIKHSLLKLHAAPSCSPPVRTPAPSTSCTPPGESPATWEFTPSSADFLFPAPNPGRHCRY; from the coding sequence ATGGTTCAAGCGTTGAATGTTACTGTGCTGTCCAATAACTGCGTGTTTAAAAAAGGATTGCTTGCCGAACACGGCTGGTCGCTGTGGATTGAAGCAGACGATCATATTTTTCTATGGGATACAGGGCAGGGGCTTGCCATTGAACACAACGCGCGCGAATTGAATTTGGATTTGCGCCGCATCGAGGCGGTTTTGCTAAGTCACGGACATTATGACCACACCGGCGGACTGCGCAATGTTCTGAAATATGCACCGCATGCAAAAATATACTGTCATCCGGCGGTGTTCCAGCCGCAGTACCGGCGCGAGCCCGGCGGGAAAAAATCGCGCGAAATCGGGCTGCCGTTTTATACGCAGGAAACACTTGAGGCAGCGTGCGGCGGACTGATCGCTTCCGCAGAACCGGTAGAAATTATTTCAGGAGTTTGGATGAGCGGCGAAATTCCACGTGATCACGGCAGTGGCTGGTCCGTAATTTTTATTTCGATAAAGACTGTACCGTGCCGTGCCGCGTTCCGGACGATCAAACACTCTTTGTTGAAACTCCACGCGGCACCGTCTTGCTCACCGCCTGTCCGCACGCCGGCGCCATCAACATCATGCACGCCGCCGGGAGAGTCACCGGCAACATGGGAATTTACGCCATCTTCGGCGGATTTTTTATTCCCGGCGCCAAACCCGGGGCGTCACTGCCGGTATTGA
- a CDS encoding phosphomannomutase/phosphoglucomutase: protein MAGIFKAYDIRGIYGRDLTEDIAFKIGRAVATFLKPKKFVIGHDMRPHSTPLFEAMAKGLSMHGVNVINIGLVSTPMSYYANGKLGADGSAIITASHNPGEWNGMKICREQAIPVSGATGIADIERIVNEETFDAPATAAGEIETYDIKKEYYEHIRAFADMRAPLNVVIDYANGMGILEAGTFTDDIFNITPLYDTLDGTFPNHEANPLDLKTLTDVSAKLKSGTYDFGIAFDGDADRAGFLDENGDVVTMDMITALIAQSMLEQFPGAAIYYDLRSSWAVKEVIEEAGGRPMMSRVGHAFIKAQMREADAVFAGELSGHYYFRDNYYTESSSLAAVCVASLVSKTGKTLSELVKPVKRYFASGEINSKVDDVQAVFKRLDETYGDAHRFQLDGNSYEYSDWWFNVRSSNTEPLVRLNLEAKTPEQMTQKRDEVLALIRM, encoded by the coding sequence ATGGCTGGCATTTTTAAAGCGTACGATATTCGCGGCATTTACGGTCGAGATCTGACGGAAGACATCGCGTTCAAAATCGGACGCGCGGTGGCAACATTCCTCAAGCCGAAAAAATTTGTTATCGGTCACGACATGCGCCCGCACTCCACGCCGCTTTTTGAGGCGATGGCCAAAGGACTTTCCATGCATGGTGTGAATGTTATTAACATTGGACTGGTCTCTACACCGATGTCCTATTATGCCAACGGTAAACTCGGGGCCGACGGCAGTGCCATCATCACCGCCTCGCACAATCCCGGCGAATGGAATGGTATGAAGATCTGCCGCGAACAGGCGATTCCGGTTTCCGGCGCCACCGGCATTGCCGATATTGAACGCATTGTAAATGAAGAAACCTTCGATGCACCCGCAACCGCAGCCGGCGAAATTGAAACGTATGATATTAAAAAAGAGTATTATGAGCACATCCGCGCGTTTGCCGACATGCGCGCACCGCTTAATGTCGTTATCGATTATGCAAACGGCATGGGCATTCTTGAAGCCGGCACTTTCACTGATGACATATTCAATATTACACCGCTGTACGACACACTCGACGGAACCTTTCCGAATCATGAAGCCAATCCGCTTGACCTTAAAACACTCACCGACGTTTCCGCCAAGCTGAAGTCAGGCACCTATGATTTCGGTATCGCGTTCGACGGCGACGCCGACCGCGCCGGTTTTCTGGATGAAAACGGCGATGTTGTCACGATGGATATGATCACTGCACTCATCGCGCAATCCATGCTTGAACAATTCCCCGGCGCCGCGATTTACTACGACCTGCGCAGCAGCTGGGCGGTGAAAGAAGTCATCGAAGAGGCCGGCGGACGTCCAATGATGAGCCGCGTCGGCCACGCCTTTATCAAAGCGCAAATGCGTGAGGCGGATGCTGTATTCGCCGGCGAGCTTTCCGGGCACTATTATTTCCGCGACAACTATTACACTGAAAGCTCTTCGCTCGCTGCCGTCTGCGTTGCCAGCCTCGTCAGCAAAACCGGTAAAACACTGTCCGAACTTGTTAAGCCGGTCAAACGCTACTTTGCGTCCGGCGAAATTAATTCAAAAGTTGACGATGTTCAGGCGGTGTTTAAACGTCTTGACGAAACATACGGCGACGCACATCGCTTCCAGCTTGACGGCAATTCCTATGAATATTCCGACTGGTGGTTCAACGTCCGTTCATCCAATACCGAGCCGCTCGTCCGCCTCAACCTCGAAGCTAAAACACCGGAACAAATGACTCAAAAACGTGACGAAGTTCTCGCGCTGATTCGTATGTAA
- a CDS encoding DUF1573 domain-containing protein yields MKIFSVTQTFLSVLPSVQRADRNICPALLIFATLLFALPARAVQGVKLICAAPVFDFGTVNQTAVVTNVFVIKNAGDLSFALQSLQSSCSCTAVKIDRRMIGPGESASVTAVFTAAGRSGLQKRTIQLISADPAVPPFTLYVEGFVETTPVSD; encoded by the coding sequence ATGAAAATCTTTTCGGTGACGCAGACATTCCTGTCTGTGCTTCCGTCGGTGCAGCGGGCAGACAGGAATATCTGCCCCGCTCTACTTATTTTTGCGACGCTTTTATTTGCACTGCCGGCGCGTGCGGTGCAGGGCGTAAAATTAATTTGTGCCGCGCCGGTTTTTGATTTCGGCACCGTGAACCAAACGGCAGTTGTCACCAATGTGTTCGTTATAAAAAATGCCGGCGATCTAAGTTTTGCACTGCAGTCACTGCAAAGTTCATGCAGCTGCACCGCCGTGAAAATTGACAGGCGGATGATCGGCCCCGGCGAAAGCGCCAGCGTGACGGCGGTGTTCACCGCCGCCGGACGCAGCGGGTTGCAAAAACGCACGATCCAATTGATTTCCGCTGATCCGGCGGTGCCGCCGTTTACACTTTATGTGGAAGGTTTTGTTGAAACAACACCGGTTTCTGATTAA